The genomic DNA TCCACATCATCCAGGGGATGATCGCGATCGGCTCCGGCGGCGTCGGCGGCAAGGGCTTCATGCAGGGCACGCAGACGCACCTCGAATTCATCCCCGAACGCACCACCGATTTCATCTTCGCGGCCTATGCAGAGGAGTTCGGCCTGGTGGGCAACCTGGCGCTGATCGCCGCCTTTATCCTGCTGATCCTGCGCGGACTGGCGATCGCATCGGATGCGCCGACCCTGTTCTCTCGTCTGCTGGCCGGCGCGGTGACGATGATCTTCTTCACCTATGCCTTCGTGAACATGGGGATGGTGAGCGGCATCCTGCCGGTGGTGGGTGTGCCGTTGCCTTTCATCAGTTATGGCGGTACGGCGATGGTGACCCTGGGCCTGGGGCTGGGCATCCTCATGTCCATCTCTCGCGCCAAGCGCCTCATTCAGACCTGACCCTGCGGCCGGCGCAGCCAGGGGTGCCGCCCTAGAATGGTTTCATGATCAGTCGCGAACCCACCATCGAGCGCCTCGCCACGGCGCAACAACTCCTGCTCACGCCCTTCGGTCTCGACGAGTCGCATCTGTCGCGCGCACTCGCCGAAATCACGGCGCACAAGGTCGACGATGCCGACCTCTACTTCCAGTACACCCGCAGCGAGGGCTGGAGCCTGGAGGAGGGCATCGTCAAGACCGGCAGCTTCAGCATCGACCAGGGCGTGGGCGTGCGCGCAGTGAGCGGCGAGAAGACGGCGTTCGCCTATTCGGACGACATCTCCGAAGCCTCGCTGCTCGATGCGGCGCGCACGGTCCGTGCCATTTCGTCCGCGGGCCGTACGGCCCGCGTGAAGACGCCGGCGCGCAGGATAGCGAGCAGCCGTTCGCTCTACGACGGCATCGATCCGATCTCCACGCTCGACAGCACGGCCAAGGTCGAGCTGCTCGGAAAGGTCGAAAAGCTGGCCCGCTCGCGCGATCCGCGCGTGGCGCAGGTGATGGCCGGCCTCGCGAGCGAATACGACGTGGTGCTGGTCGCGCGCGCCGACGGCACGCTGGCCGCCGACGTGCGGCCCCTTGTGCGGCTCTCGGTCACGGTGATCGCCGAGCAGAACGGCCGCCGCGAAATGGGTTCGGGCGGCGGCGGCGGCCGCTTCGGCCTGGCCTATTTCGACGACGCGCACATCGCGGAGTATGTGGATCAGGCGGTCAAGTCGGCATTGACCAACCTCGATTCGCGGCCCGCGCCGGCCGGCGAGATGACGGTGGTGCTCGGCCCGGGCTGGCCCGGCATCCTGCTGCACGAGGCCATCGGCCATGGCCTGGAAGGCGACTTCAACCGCAAGGGTTCGAGTGCGTTCTCGGGCCGCATCGGGCAACGCGTCGCGGCCAAGGGCGTGACGGTATTGGACGACGGCACGATCGCCGATCGCCGCGGTTCACTCAACGTCGACGACGAAGGCAACGCGACGCAACGCAACGTGCTGATCGAGGACGGCATCCTGAAGGGCTACATCCAGGACTCGCTCAATGCACGGCTGATGAAGTCCAAGCCGACCGGCAACGGCCGGCGCGAGAGCTATGCGCACGTGCCAATGCCGCGCATGACCAACACCTACATGCTGGGCGGCGACCGGGTGCCGGCGGAAATCGTGGCCAGCATCAAGAAGGGCCTCTATGCCACCAATTTCGGCGGCGGCCAGGTCGACATCACGAGCGGCAAGTTCGTGTTCTCGGCCAGCGAAGCCTACTGGGTCGAGAACGGGAAGATCCAATATCCGGTCAAGGGCGCGACCCTGGTCGGCAACGGTCCGGATGCGCTGACCCGCGTCACGATGATCGGCAACGACATGGCGCTCGATTCGGGCGTCGGCACCTGCGGCAAGGAAGGCCAGAGCGTGCCGGTCGGTGTCGGCCAGCCGACGCTGCGAATCGACGGATTGACCGTAGGCGGCACGGCTTGAGGCTATACTCCGCACCCATGTCCGCTCTTCGCGCTTATTTCTTTGCCTACTTTTGGTTCCCGGTTTCCGGCGGACGAGAGGCGCGTGCGTAGAGCAAGCAGACAGCAGAACCCCTCTCAGAACCGCCGGTGCCAAAAGCCCGGCGGTTTTTCTTTGGCCGAACGAATTTCAAGACCCCCCGAAAGAAGGAACGACAGCATGAGCACGAAAGCCGCCCCGTCCAGCGACGCCTGGTACGCGAACGTCGAGAAAACCAGCCAGACCGACGACGAACGCATCAAGGACATCACCGTGCTGCCTCCTCCTGAACACCTGATCCGCTTCTTCCCGATCCGTGGGACGGGCATCGAATCCCTGATCAGCGGCACGCGCCGTGCCATCCACAACATCATGGCCGGCAAGGATGACCGGCTGCTGGTGATCATGGGGCCATGCTCGATCCACGACCCCGCCGCTGCGCTCGAGTACGCCCGGCGCCTGAAGGCGGAACGCCAGAAGTACGCAGACACGCTCGAGATCGTGATGCGCGTGTACTTCGAGAAGCCGCGCACCACCGTGGGCTGGAAGGGGCTCATCAACGATCCGTACCTCGACCAGACCTTCCGGATCGACGAGGGCCTGCGGATCGCGCGCCAGTTGCTGATCGACATCAATCGCCTGGGGCTGCCGGCCGGCAGCGAGTTCCTCGACGTGATCTCGCCCCAATACATCGGCGACCTGATCGCCTGGGGCGCGATCGGTGCGCGCACGACCGAGAGCCAGGTGCACCGCGAGCTGGCCTCGGGGCTGTCGGCGCCGATCGGCTTCAAGAACGGCACCGACGGCAACATCCGTATCGCGACCGACGCGATCCAGGCCGCGGCGCGCGGCCATCATTTTCTTTCCGTCCACAAGAACGGCCAGGTCGCGATCGTGCAGACCAACGGCAACAAGGACTGCCATGTGATCCTGCGCGGCGGCAAGGCGCCCAACTACGACGCGCAGAGCGTAGCGGCGGCCTGCAAGGATCTCGAGGCCGCCAAGCTGCCCGCCACGCTGATGGTCGATTGCAGCCATGCCAACAGCAGCAAGCAGCATCAGAAGCAGGTCGACGTCGCGAAGGACATTGCGGCCCAGGTCGCGGGTGGCAGCCGGAGCGTGTTCGGCTTGATGGTCGAGAGCCATCTGCATGCCGGCGCGCAGAAGTTCACGCCGGGCAAGGACCGGGTCGACAGCCTCGAATACGGCAAGAGCATCACCGACGCCTGCCTGGGCTGGGACGATTCGGTGCAGGTGCTGGAAGCGCTGTCGCAGGCCGTCAAGCAGCGGCGCGGGTCGCTGTGAGCCCCCGGCTTTTCACTTCACTTCGCTTCGCTGCTTGTAATTCGCCACCCCCGAGGGGGTGGCTCGGCCGCCTTGGGGCGGCCCGGCGGCGGCCGACTCGCGGCGCTTGAATTTCAGTCAGATCAGCGCGGCCAAGTCCGGCCAGTGATGGCGCAGCAAGGCCGCTTCGTCGCTGTCCGGGCGCATGAATGAAAAGTCGGTGAAGTCGAAGCCTGGCCCCACGGTGCAACCGACCAGCGTGTAGTCGTCAGAGGGCTTCGTCGCGATGGGCCGGGCCGCTTGCCATTGGCCGGCCGGTACGGTGTGCTGAGGCCGTGTGCCATGAACGTCGACCGGGCCGAGCCGCACATGGGCTGGTGCCGTGCGAAGCGCCGCGTCGCAGGTCCAGAGTGCCAGCGGCACGCCTTCCAGATGAATCCACACTTCGTCGGATCGCACGGTGTGCCAGCGGGAGTGCTGGTGGGCTTCGAGCAGGAAGTAGATGGTCGTGAGCGCCTGGCGCGCGGGGCGGCCGTCGGCGGGCACGACCTGGGCCGTCGAGCGGAACACCTCGCGAAACCAGCCGCCCTCGGGATGGGGCTGCAACTGGAGGGTCTCGATGAGCTGCCGGGCGCGCATGGGATCTATTTTGCCGCGCGCAACGCGGAAAGCAGCTTGTCGTGCACGCCGCCGAAGCCCCCGTTGCTCATGCAGACGATGTGATCGCCGGGACGCGCGGCGGCGACGATCCCGGCCACCAGCGGCTCGATCGCTCCGGCCACCTGCGCCCGCGAACCCAGGGGGGCGAGGGCGGCGGCGGCGTCCCAGTCCAATCCGCCGCTGTGACAGAAGGCGAGATCGGCCGCCTCCAGGCTCCAGGGCAGTTGTGCCGCCATGGTGCCGAGCTTCATGGTGTTGCTGCGCGGTTCGAACGCCGCCAGGATGCGTTCGCCTTGCCTGCCGCTCGCATCGAGCTTCTGGCGCAGGCCGTCGAGCGTGGTGCGGATCGCCGTTGGGTGATGCGCGAAATCGTCGTAGACGGCGATGGTTCCCTCGCTGCGCTCCACCGATCCGCGCAGCTCCATGCGCCGGCGCACATTGCGGAAACTGCCGAGCGCGGCCGCCGCTGCGGCTGGGTCGACGCCGACGTGATCCGCCGCGGCGATCGCCGCGAGCCCGTTCATCTGGTTGTGCAGGCCCGACAACGGCCATTCGACACGCCCGACCCGGACGCCAGCGCGCAGCACGTCGAAGGCGTCATGCGATCCGTCGGCCCGCCATTCGCCGCCGGCTCCGAAGCGGGCGACTTCGCTCCAACAGCCTTGTGCCAGCACGCGTTGCAGGCTTTCCTCGGTGGCGTTGACGACGACGCGGCCTCGGCGGGGTACCGTGCGCACGAGATGA from Variovorax sp. PBL-E5 includes the following:
- the tldD gene encoding metalloprotease TldD, which codes for MISREPTIERLATAQQLLLTPFGLDESHLSRALAEITAHKVDDADLYFQYTRSEGWSLEEGIVKTGSFSIDQGVGVRAVSGEKTAFAYSDDISEASLLDAARTVRAISSAGRTARVKTPARRIASSRSLYDGIDPISTLDSTAKVELLGKVEKLARSRDPRVAQVMAGLASEYDVVLVARADGTLAADVRPLVRLSVTVIAEQNGRREMGSGGGGGRFGLAYFDDAHIAEYVDQAVKSALTNLDSRPAPAGEMTVVLGPGWPGILLHEAIGHGLEGDFNRKGSSAFSGRIGQRVAAKGVTVLDDGTIADRRGSLNVDDEGNATQRNVLIEDGILKGYIQDSLNARLMKSKPTGNGRRESYAHVPMPRMTNTYMLGGDRVPAEIVASIKKGLYATNFGGGQVDITSGKFVFSASEAYWVENGKIQYPVKGATLVGNGPDALTRVTMIGNDMALDSGVGTCGKEGQSVPVGVGQPTLRIDGLTVGGTA
- a CDS encoding 3-deoxy-7-phosphoheptulonate synthase, producing MSTKAAPSSDAWYANVEKTSQTDDERIKDITVLPPPEHLIRFFPIRGTGIESLISGTRRAIHNIMAGKDDRLLVIMGPCSIHDPAAALEYARRLKAERQKYADTLEIVMRVYFEKPRTTVGWKGLINDPYLDQTFRIDEGLRIARQLLIDINRLGLPAGSEFLDVISPQYIGDLIAWGAIGARTTESQVHRELASGLSAPIGFKNGTDGNIRIATDAIQAAARGHHFLSVHKNGQVAIVQTNGNKDCHVILRGGKAPNYDAQSVAAACKDLEAAKLPATLMVDCSHANSSKQHQKQVDVAKDIAAQVAGGSRSVFGLMVESHLHAGAQKFTPGKDRVDSLEYGKSITDACLGWDDSVQVLEALSQAVKQRRGSL
- a CDS encoding cupin domain-containing protein, with translation MDPMRARQLIETLQLQPHPEGGWFREVFRSTAQVVPADGRPARQALTTIYFLLEAHQHSRWHTVRSDEVWIHLEGVPLALWTCDAALRTAPAHVRLGPVDVHGTRPQHTVPAGQWQAARPIATKPSDDYTLVGCTVGPGFDFTDFSFMRPDSDEAALLRHHWPDLAALI
- the mpl gene encoding UDP-N-acetylmuramate:L-alanyl-gamma-D-glutamyl-meso-diaminopimelate ligase codes for the protein MHIHILGICGTFMGGVAALAREAGHRVTGCDAGVYPPMSDQLRALGIELIEGFGEDQLALRPDVFVVGNVVSRIRLGDGSPKFPLMEAVLDAGAHYTSGPQWLAEHVLQGRHVMAVAGTHGKTTTTSMLAWILEQAGLAPGFLVGGVPLDFGISARLGRSAESPFVIEADEYDTAFFDKRSKFVHYRPRTAILNNLEFDHADIFDDLAAIERQFHHLVRTVPRRGRVVVNATEESLQRVLAQGCWSEVARFGAGGEWRADGSHDAFDVLRAGVRVGRVEWPLSGLHNQMNGLAAIAAADHVGVDPAAAAAALGSFRNVRRRMELRGSVERSEGTIAVYDDFAHHPTAIRTTLDGLRQKLDASGRQGERILAAFEPRSNTMKLGTMAAQLPWSLEAADLAFCHSGGLDWDAAAALAPLGSRAQVAGAIEPLVAGIVAAARPGDHIVCMSNGGFGGVHDKLLSALRAAK